The window AGGAGATTCGCCAGCGCCGTGCGGACATGCTGCATCCCCACGCGAAGGTCGCGGGCAACTACACCGCGGCGATGATCGCGAAGTGGCGCGCGCGCAAGGCTGGCTACGACGAGATCGTGCTGCTGAACGAGCGCGGCGAGCTCACGGAGACGCCCACCGCGAACTTCTTCCTGGTCGACGCCGCGGGCGTGCTGCGCACGGCGCCCGACACCGACGTGTTGTTGGGCGTGACGCGCCGCTCGGTCCTCGAGCTCGCGCGCGCCGAGGGCGTGAAGACGAGTCTCGAGCCGATCCCGGCCGCGGCGCTCGCGACGGCCTCCGAGGCGTTTCTCACCGGCACGAGCGCGGGCGTGTGGCCGGTGGAGAGCGCCGATGGGCGCGCGGTCGGGCGCGAGTGCCCCGGCCCCGTGACGCGCGCACTCCGCGAGCGCTTCGCGCGCGCCGCATCGGGCACGGATCCCGCCTTCGCGCACTGGCTCGAGCTCGTCGCGGAGTGAGCGCGCGCCTGCGCGTGCTGTTCGTGTGCGGACGCGCTCGCTCCCGCAGCTTCACTGCGGCGCGCATCTTCGCGCGCGATCCGCGCATGCAGGTGCGTGCGGTCGGCGTGCACGCCAGCGCGGCGCGCGTGGTCTCCGCGAGCGACATCGCGTGTGCGAGCGCGATCTGTGTGATGGAGCGCTCGCAGCAGCGCGCACTCGAGGGGCGCTTCCGCGACGAGCTGCGCGGCAAGCGCGTCCACGTGCTCGAGATCGCCGACGACTACGCGCCGATGGAGCCCGAGCTCGTGGAGTTGTTACGGGAGAGTGTGCCGCCGCTGCTCGGTCTGGCCTGAGCTCGCGCCGCTCAGCTCTGGAACGTGTCGCAAGCGTTCGGGTCGCCGCTCTGGTAGCCGCGCTGGAACCACTCCATGCGCTGCTCCGCAGAGCCGTGCGTGAACGCCTCGGGCCGCACTGCGCTGCCGGACATCTCCTGGATGCGGTCGTCGCCGACCGCCGCCGCAGCGCCGAGCCCTTCTTGCAGGTCGCCGCGCTCGAGGATGTCGCGCCGCGCGGTCGAGTGCGCCCACACGCCGGCGTAACAGTCGGCCTGTAGCTCGAGGCGCACGCTGAGCGCGTTCTCGTGCTCGGGGTTCGCGCGCTGGAGCTGGCGCACCTTGCGCTCGGTGCCCGTCACGTTCTGCACGTGGTGCCCGATCTCGTGCGCGAGCACGTAAGCCTGCGCGAAGTCACCGGGCGCCCCGAAGCGGCGCGAGAGCTCGTCGAAGAAGCCGAGGTCGATGTAGACGCGCTCGTCGGCGGGGCAATAGAACGGACCCATCGCGGCCTGTGCGCCGCCGCAGCCAGAGTGCACGGCATCGCGGAACAGCACGAGTCTCGCGTCGCGGTAGTTAGGGAGCAGCCGCTGCCAGGCGGCCTGCGAGTCGTCGAGCACGAACGACATGAAGTCGGCGCGCTCGGCCTCTGCCGCGCTCTCCTGCACGGGAGCCATCGCGACCTCGGCGCTCGGATCCAGCGGCAGCTGCCCGCCGCCCGAGTCCATCGCGCCGAGCAGCGTGAGCGGGTTCTGGCCGGTGAAGTACGCGATCGCGAGCAGCAGCACGATGCCGCCGAGGCCCATGCGTCCGCCGCGTCCGCCCGGCAGCGGCAGCCTTCCGCCCCCGAGTCCTGCCCTTTGCCCGCGCCGGTCTTCGAGGTTCTCGCTGCGCTGGCCTCGGGTCCACTTCATGTCCGTGCCCTCCCACCGAACACCGTATTTCATCGCGGCGCGCACGCGTGCTCGCATTGCGACGCTCGGACGCTGCGGCGATGCTGCCGCGCCATGCGAGTTCTCAGCGGGATCCAGCCCTCCGGCACGCCGCACTTCGGCAACTACTTCGGCGCGATTCGCCAGCACGTCGCGCTGCAAGATCGCGGCGAGAGCATCTACTTCGTCGCGGACTACCACTCGATGACGTCGCTGCGCGACGCCGCGGCGCGCCGCAGCAACGTGAACGACTTGGTGCTCGATTACCTCGCGTGCGGCCTCGATCCGAAGCGCGCCGTCTTCTACCGGCAGTCGGACATGCCCGAGACGTGCGAGCTCACCTGGCTGCTCACGACCGTCACGCCGATGGGCCTGCTCGAGCGCGCCACGTCCTACAAGGACAAGACCGCGCAGGGCCTCGCGTCGGATCACGGGCTCTTCGCCTACCCGGTGCTGCAAGCGGCCGACATCCTGCAGTTCAACTCCGATCTCGTGCCGGTCGGCCAGGACCAGAAACAGCACATCGAGATGGCGCGCGACATCGCGACGAAGTTCAACAACAGCTACGGGCGCGAGGTGTTCAAGCTGCCGGACCCGATGATCGTCGAGGAAGTCGCGGTCGTGCCGGGCGTCGACGGGCGCAAGATGTCGAAGTCGTACGACAACGCGCTCTGCATGTTCTGGCCGGAGAAGCAGCTGCGGAAGGCGATCATGGGAATCGTTACGGACTCGTCGCCCGTGGAGGCGCCGAAGAACACCGCGCAGACGCTGTTCCAGCTGTGGTCGCTGTTCGCGACGAAGGAGGAGCGCGCGGCGCTGTTCGCGCGCGCGGCGGCGGGCGGCATGGGCTACGGCGAGGTGAAGAAGGATCTCGCCGACCGCGCGCTCGCGTACTTCGCGCCGATGCGCGAGCACCGCCTCGAGCTGGCGCAGCAGAAGGGCCTCGTCGAGGACGTGCTGGCCGACGGCGTGAAGCGCGCGCGCGTGCTTGCGGCGCCGGTGTTCGAAGCGGCGCGCGAAGCCGCGGGCGTGGGGCGCCCGAAGTAGCCGCTACTTCTTCGCCGCGCCCGCGATCGCGCGCAGGCGCTGCGCGACTTGCTCCGCCGTTCCGGGCCGGTCGCTCGGCGACTTGGCCATCATCTGCAGGATCAAGTTCGCCATCGCCTCGGGCACCTCGACGCCGAGGCTGCGCGGATCGGGCGCGGGTGTGTGCCTGTGGTGATAGGTGACGTCGCCGGTCTCGAACGGGCGGCGGCCCGTCACGAGCTCGAAGAGCGTGACGCCGAACGCGTAGATGTCGGCGCGGCCGTCGACTTGGTCGCCCGCGGCTTGCTCGGGCGCCATGTAGTAAGGCGTGCCGCCGATCACCGTCGTCGAGCGGCGCACTTCTTCGAGCATCTTCGCGAGGCCGAAGTCCATGATCTTCACGATGCGGTCTTCGGTGAGGAAGAGGTTCGAGGTCTTGATGTCGCGGTGCACGATGCGCTGGTTGTGCGCGTAGCCGAGGCCCGCCGCGACCTGCATGGCGATGCGCGCCGCGTCGCGCGCGGCGAGTCGGCCGTGCTGCTTCACCACCTGCGCGAGCGTGCGGCCGACCATCAGCTCCATCGTGATGAAGTAGATGCCCGCTTCTTCGTCGACATCGTGCAGCGTGACGATGTTCGGATGATTGAGCGCCGCCGCAGCCCGCGCCTCGCGCAAGAACAGGTCCACCGCCTTGGGGTGATCCTTCAAGTTGTCGGGGAGACGTTTCAGCGCGACGTCGCGGCCGAGGCGGCGGTCGTGCGCGCGCAGCACGATGCCCATGCCGCCTGCGCCGATCTCTTCGCGCAGCTCGTAGCGCGAGGTCTCGCCGAACGCGCTGCGGTAGGTCTGCGTCGCCGCCGAGCCTTCGCGCCGCGCGCTCGACAGCTCCTTGCGCAGCTCCTCGATCCGGGTCGTCAGGCCCGGATGCTCCGGCGCGCGCTGCTGGAGCTCCATCAGCACTTCGATCGCGCGCTCGATGCGGCCCGCCCGGGCGAGCAGGTTGCCGTACCACACGTACGTCTCGGCGTCGGCCTCTTCGGGGCGCGAGAACGTCACGGCCTCCTCGGCCTTTTGCATCGCGAGCTCGTGCTTGCCCTGCTCGCTGTAGATGGCGGCGAGCTTGCGGCATGCCGTCAGATAGTTCGCGTTGCGGCTGTCGATCTGCTGGAGGTTGCGAATCGCACGGGTCGCCTCGCCGCGCTTCTGCGCGATCTCGCCGGCCTCGAAGAAGTCGCCTTTCTTCTCGAGCGCGTCGAGCAGCTTCGCCTCGTCGCCCGCCTCGCGATAACAAACGCTCGCCGCCTCGTAGTCGCCCGCCTGCTCGTAGGCCCCGCCTGCGCGCGCGAGGTCGCCGCTGGCGTTGTACATCTCGGCGGCGCGCGCGAGATCGCCCGCGCGCTCGAACAGCGCGGCGGCCTTCGTGAGCTCGCCCGCTTCGGCGCGCAGCTCCGCCGCTTCGAGCCAGCGCCCCGCAGCTTCGAAGCGCTCGGCGGATTTCCCGACCGAGCGGCGGCTCTGGTAGAAGCGGCCCGCAAGCACGGCCGCGCGCTCGCGCTGTCCGACCTTTTCGAGCGCCGCAGCCGCGACCGAGAGGTCGCCGCGCAGGAACGGCTCGACCGCGGCTTCGCAGCCGTGGAAGGTGAGACCCGCGGCGTCGTCGAGGTCGACCTCGATCGCGAGCGGCGCGATGCGCTCGATCTTCAGGTTGCGCTCGGCGGCGCGGTCCTCGGCGCCGATCAGGATCGTGTGGGCGCCGATCGGCAATGAGAGGCGCAGTGCGCCCTCGCGCGCGCGCTTCAGCGAAGTCGGGTCGCCGCTAAGCGCGATGCGCGCGTTCGCAACGAGCGTGCCGCCGCGTACGACGCGCACGTCGACGGGGCTCGCCTCGGGGCGCAGGTCGAACTCCGCACGCGCTGCGCGGCCCTTCTCGACCACGACCTCGAGGTCGTCGCGCACGCCTTCTTTGGAGGCGCCGCTCTCGACCACGCCTTCGACCGTCACCCAATAACTGCCGGCCGGGATGCCGCGGAAGTGCGTCTCGCGCGCGACCATGTTGTGCTCGAAGCGGCTCGAGGCGCGCGCTGCGAGCTGCGCGTCCGCGCGCGGCGGCGGGCGCTGCCGCTCGCGCTCGCGCGCGAGGCGCACCGAGAGCGTGGCGCGCGCGCCTTCGGGCAGCTCGATCGCGACGGCAAGATCGCCATTGCCGCGCAGCACGCGCCGTAACAAGAGCGCGCCCGCAGCGAGAACGATCAGCGCGGCGCCAGCGAGCGCGTGGTTCAGCGTGAGAGCGGGCGGCTGCGGCGCGGCCTTCGGCGCAGGCGGCGCCGCTGCGCGCGCAGCGCGCGTGCGTTCGGCTTCGCGCGTCTCGTCGGTCGGAGAGAGCGGGGCGGGCAGCGCTTCGCTCGCGCTCGCCGCGCTCTCACTCGCAGCCTGGGCCGGCTCTGGCGTGGGACTCGGAGGCGTGGGCTTCCCGGTGGCGCGCTCCGCCGCGATCGCCTCCGAGAGCTCTGCGTAGAGCGCGCGGTCGTTCGGCATCAGGTCGACCGCGTCGCGCAGCGCTTTGCGCGCTGCGAAGAGCTGGCCCCGCTTGCGATACAAGCGCGCGGATGCGCGCAGCTCGCGCACCCAGTCGGGCCCCGGTACACGATCGGGATTCAGCACGCGCAGCGAGCCGAGCGCATCGCCCGCCGCGAGCAGCGCCTCGCCGTACGCGACGCGCGCCGCGTCGTCCTGCGGATTCGCCGCGAGCGCAGCTTCGAGGCGCGCGAGCTCGTCGGGCGTCGGGACTTGTTGTGCGAGCGCCGCACTCGCTGCGCACAGCAGCGCGCACGCGATCAGCAATCGCGCGGCGAAACGACGGAGCTCGCAGGCCGTCAGCATCCACGCCGCATCGGCCAGGCGCGCGCGGCAATTGAGGCGCACTTCGCCGCAGCTCCCGCGCAGCGGATCGGCAGCAGAGCGCTGCTAGAGCACCACGCCCAGCTGCCGCGAGTGAGCGAGCAGGCGCCCGTCGCGACTCCAGAGCTCGCCGTCTTCTTCGAGGAACCCGCCGCTGACCTCGCGCGTGCGGAACATCGCGAGCACGAAGTCGGCGGGCAGCGGCAGCGCGGCGCGGATGTGCACCGTGAGGTCCACGGTGGGCACGCCGCCGAGCGCCATTGGCAGCTCGGTCGATGCGAACACCGCCGGCGGCCACGCGTCCGCCAGCGCGGCGAGCAGCGTTCCGTCGATCGGGCGCTGGCCCTCGGCGAGGCGAATCCAGCCACCTGTTAGGGCCTCGCGCCCGCGCGCGCCTTCGAAGTAGCGCGGGCCGATCGCCCAGCGCTGCTCGTAGCGCTCGTGAATCGTGACCTTGGGATCGCGCCGCGGCTCGAGCGCCTCGGGCGGTGCCACCTCGGGCATCGCCGCGTGACGCATCTCAGGCGTCGTGCGCGGCTTCGAGAACGCCGCGAGCGCGAGCGCCTGCAGCGAGTCGCCCTGCAGGAGCCGCGCGCTCAGCGTGGTGAGCGAGCCGCCCACGCGCTCGACGCGCGTCTCGACTCGCGCGGCGCCCTCCCGGGGCGGGCGGACATAATGGATCGTGACGGAGCGCAGCTGGCGCGCGGGATCGGCGACGGCCTGCTCCATCGCGCGCACGAGCAGCGCCGCGACGTAGCCGCCGTTCGGCCCGCGCGCGACCCACCAGCCGCGGTCGACGCGCGCGTCGTAGACGCCGGGCGCCACGAGCGTGCAAGCGGTGTCGCGATCGAAGCGTGAGGGCTCGTGGCTCATGGGGCCGCGCAGAGTAGGCGCACGCGGCGTGATTTCGAGTCGCGCGCGCCGGCGCGCACTTATGCTGCGCGCGTTCGGGAGGGCACGTGACGGCGAGAACGCGCGCGGAGCTGGCGCTGCTCGGCGTCACGCTGAGCTGGGGCGGCTCGTTCCTGGTCGTGAAGGACACGCTCGCGACGCTCGGGCCGTTCACGCTGATCGCGCTGCGCTTCGCGCTCGCAGCCGCCGCACTCGCGCTCGTGTTCGGGCGCGCCGCGTTCGCGCTCGGGGCGGACGTGCGCGGGCGCTCGAACCTGCGCACGGCAGCCGCAATCGGTGGCTTGCTCTTCGCGGGCTTCGCACTCCAGACCGCGGGCCTCACGACGACGACGCCCGCGCGCTCGGGCTTCATCACCGCGACCTACGTCGGCATGGTTCCGCTGCTCAGCCGCGTGCTGTTCGGGCGGCGCCTCGGTGCGCGAACGCTCGCGTCGATCGCCGGTGCGCTCGCGGGGTTGTTTCTGCTCACGGATCCGCGCGGGGCCGGCGTGAACGCCGGCGACTGGCTCACGCTGCTGTCGGCCCTCGCCTTCGCCGCGCACCTGATCGCGATCGAGCGCTATGGCCTCGGCATCTCGGCGCGTGCGCTCTCGCTCGCACAAATGGCGACGGTCGCGCTCGCCGCTGCGCCGCTCGCCTTCGCGCTCGAAGGCGCCTCGCCCCAGCTGAGCGCGCGCTCGCTCGGAGCGATCGCGTACCTCGGGCTCGCGTGCAGCGCGCTCGGCTTCCTCGCACAGACGTGGGCGCAGCGGCACACCACGGCGACCCGCGCAGGGCTGATCTTCTCGCTCGAGTCGCTGTTCGCCGCGCTGCTCTCGGTCGCCGTCGGCGCCGAGTCCATAACAATCTGGCAATGGGCGGGCGGGCTCTTGTTGGTCGCGGGGGTGATCGTGGGAGAGAGCGAACCGCCCTCCCTGGAGCAGAATCGCGGCCTCGGCGTCTGACGCTCGCGTCGTGTGCGTTCCCGTGCGCTGATGTCCGCTCACGGTCGATCGCTTGCGCCGAGCTGGCGCAGACGTTCGCCGGCCACCATCGCCATTGCGGCTTGCAGGTTGTAGGAGGGGATGAAGCCGCGCATCGGGATGCGCAGCGCGCCATCGCAAGCGGCGACCACCTCGCTCGGAATGCCATCGCGCTCACCGCCGACGACCAAGAGCAAGCGCCCGGTCAGGTCTTCCTCCCACGGTGCGTGCGTGCCGACGTCTTCGATCGCGAGCACGCGGCGGCCCGCAGCCTTCGCGAGCGCGACGACCTCGAGCGCGGGCAGCCAGTGCACGGGGAAGAAGCGATCCGCGCGCATCGAGGCGCGCAGCGCCTCGCGCTTGCCTTCGTGCGCGAAGCCCGAGTCGACGAATGCGCACGCGGCGCCCGAGACTTCGGCGAGGCGAATCGCGAAGCCGGTGTTGCCGGGGTATGCGACGCCGACGAGCAGCCACGCCACACCGCCGCCCGCGAGCGCCTCGGCGGGCCGCGCGTTCGGGTCGGGCCCGATCACGGCCATCACCTCGGGTGCGGGCGAGCACTTGCCGAGGCGCCAGAGCGACTGCGCGCTCGTCTCGCGCAGCGCGATGCCCGCGGCGCGCACGCGCTCGAGCACCGCGCGCGTTTCGGGCAGCTGCGGCGTGGCGGCGTGCAGAACGAGGCGCACGGGCTCGCCCGCATCGAGCGCAGCGGCGAGCTCCGCCGCGCCCGCGACCTGCCTGCGAGCGGGCTCGCTCACGCGCGGCGCCACGACAAGTACGCGTTCGAGATGCCGCCGGCGCCGTCGGAATCGAAGCGCTCGGCGAGCGGCAGGCCCGCTGCGTGCTCCAGCCGCGCGAGCTCGGCGTCGTCAGCGAAGTGCGAGAAGCGGAACACGGAGTCGTCCGTGTCGAAGCGCAACAGGCGATCGCCCGGCTCGAGCTCGCGCTCGTCGATCCCCGCGCGCGACCACGGGACGCGCCGTGCGGCGCTCTCGTCGCCGGTCGTGCGCCAGAACGCGACGCTGAGCGTGCCGCCCGGCGCGAGCCGCTCCGCGAGCGCGCGCACGAGCGCCGCGCGCGCCGCCTCGCCGGGCACGTGGTGGATCACGCCGAACATGCCGATCAGGTCGAACGGGCCGCGCGGAATGTCGTGAGGCGCCTCGATCACGTCCATGCGCGCGAACTGCGCGCCCTCGATCAGGTCGTTGCGAGTGCGCGCGAGCGCGATCAGCTCCGCGCTCGCGTCGACGCCCTGATAACTCGCTCGCGCGCCGCGCTCGCGCAGCAGCTGCGCGAAGCGCCCGTGCCCACAGCCCACGTCGAGGATCGCGCGCGGCGCCGGCACCGCGTCGAGCACGCGCCGCATCCCCGGCCACGGGCGGTCGCGCTTCGACGCGAAGAGTCGGGCGTGGCGCCGGTAGAATTCCTCGTTGATGCGGGCCAGAGCCCGCGCGGTCTCGGGAGTCATGAGCGCGCGCAGCATACAAGCCACATCGGACGAGAAGCTGCGCGCGATCATCGCGGAGGCGATCGCCGCCGAGTCGCTCGGCGCGCGCGCGCTCGATCGCATCCTGCGCCGCCACCCCAAGGACGGGCGCGGCTTCTACACGAAGCGCGAGGTGCTCGCGGCGTTTCGCGCGAGCGCGAGCGAGTGGCCGCTCGCGGAGAGCGCGTTCGCGGAGAAGCTGCGCACGACGCCGACGCGGACGCTCTCCGGCGTCGCGCCGGTCGCGGTGCTGACGAAGCCGTTTCCGTGCCCCGGCCGCTGCGTGTTCTGCCCGAGCGACGTGCGCATGCCCAAGAGCTACCTCGCGAACGAGCCCGGCTGTCAGCGCGCGCAGGCGAATCGCTTCGATCCCTATCTGCAAGCCTGGAATCGCCTCGCCGCGTTTCGCGCGATGGGCCACTCCACGGCCAAGGTCGAGCTGATCGTGCTCGGCGGAACGTGGTCGTTCTATCCCGAGAGTTATCAGGTGTGGTTCGCGACGCGCCTGTTCGACGCGCTGAACGATTTCGGCGCAGGCGTCGACCGCCGCGACGAGATCGCAGCGTTCGCGCCGGACTTCGCGAGCTTGGCGCTCGGCTCGCGCGGCTACGACGCGACGGTTGCCGCGCATCTGCGCGCAGGCGACGGCGAGCTCGTGCCCGCGAGCGAGCGCGGCGAATGGTCCGCGCTCGCGGCCGCGCAGCGTGCGAACGAGCGCGCCGGCGCGCGCTGCGTCGGCCTCGCGCTCGAGACGCGGCCCGACCACGTCACGCGCGACGAAGTGCTGCGCCTACGCCGCCTCGGTGCGACGAAGGTGCAGCTCGGCATCCAGTCGCTCGACGACGCCGTGCTCGCGGCGAACCAGCGCGGCCACGACATCGCCGCGACGCGCGAGGCGATCGCGCTGCTGCGCGGCGCCGGCTTCAAGGTCCACGCGCACTGGATGGCGAATCTGTTGGGTGCAACTCCGGCGAGCGACCGCGCCGACTTCGCGCGCCTCTTCGACGACCCCGCGATCCGCCCCGACGAGCTGAAGCTCTACCCGTGCAGCCTCGTCGAGACCGCCGAGCTCGTTCACCACCACGCCCGCGGCGAGTGGCGCGCATACACGCGCGAAGAGCTGCTGCCGCTCGTCGCCGACTGCCTCGCCGCGATTCCGCGCTGGTGCCGCGCGACACGCGTCATTCGCGACATTCCCTCGCAAGACATCGTGACCGGGAGCAAGGAGACGAACCTGCGCGAAGCCGCCGAGGCGCTGCTGCGCGAGCGCGGCACGGCGCTGCAAGAGATCCGCGCGCGCGAAGTCCGCAACACCGCCCGCGACGACGCGCCGCTCACGCTGCGCGAGACCCGCTACGCGACGAGCATCGGCGACGAGATCTTCCTCGAGCTCACAACGACCGACGACCGCATCGCCGCCTTCGCGCGCGTGTCACACCCAAGGGCTGGTTCGACGCAACACGCGCCGATCGCCGAGCTGCACGGAGCCGCGCTGCTCCGCGAGGTTCACGTCTACGGCGCCGCCGCCGGCTTCAACGAGCGAGCCGCGAACAAAGCGCAGCACGCCGGCCTCGGCGCAAAACTCGTGAAGCGCGCGGCGGCAATCGCTCGCGACACGGGCTTCGCGCGCCTCTCGGTCATCTCCGCCGTGGGCACGCGCGACTGGTACCGCCGCCAACACTTCACAGACGGCGACCTCTACCAACACCTCGCGCTCTGAGAGCGGCGAGTCTTCGACGCCGCTCCGTCTCGACTCAGAAAGTCGGGAAAGCGCGCCTCGACGGCGCGCCTTCCCGACCCCACCTCCACAAGACGC of the Deltaproteobacteria bacterium genome contains:
- a CDS encoding aminotransferase class IV, giving the protein MSSIAASSPARTIWLDGALVPWEAARVHVLAQSLARGSLIFDYMSVHETPRGAAIFRLTDHVERFVTSARLVGLPLALGAAELREACKAAVRANPGAKVVKLNGYLASEEVDVVPADERVSVAALAYDPWADVLLRKANPPARPPKAVRLWVEKEIRQRRADMLHPHAKVAGNYTAAMIAKWRARKAGYDEIVLLNERGELTETPTANFFLVDAAGVLRTAPDTDVLLGVTRRSVLELARAEGVKTSLEPIPAAALATASEAFLTGTSAGVWPVESADGRAVGRECPGPVTRALRERFARAASGTDPAFAHWLELVAE
- a CDS encoding phosphotyrosine protein phosphatase, with product MSARLRVLFVCGRARSRSFTAARIFARDPRMQVRAVGVHASAARVVSASDIACASAICVMERSQQRALEGRFRDELRGKRVHVLEIADDYAPMEPELVELLRESVPPLLGLA
- a CDS encoding zinc metallopeptidase, with translation MKWTRGQRSENLEDRRGQRAGLGGGRLPLPGGRGGRMGLGGIVLLLAIAYFTGQNPLTLLGAMDSGGGQLPLDPSAEVAMAPVQESAAEAERADFMSFVLDDSQAAWQRLLPNYRDARLVLFRDAVHSGCGGAQAAMGPFYCPADERVYIDLGFFDELSRRFGAPGDFAQAYVLAHEIGHHVQNVTGTERKVRQLQRANPEHENALSVRLELQADCYAGVWAHSTARRDILERGDLQEGLGAAAAVGDDRIQEMSGSAVRPEAFTHGSAEQRMEWFQRGYQSGDPNACDTFQS
- the trpS gene encoding tryptophan--tRNA ligase; the encoded protein is MRVLSGIQPSGTPHFGNYFGAIRQHVALQDRGESIYFVADYHSMTSLRDAAARRSNVNDLVLDYLACGLDPKRAVFYRQSDMPETCELTWLLTTVTPMGLLERATSYKDKTAQGLASDHGLFAYPVLQAADILQFNSDLVPVGQDQKQHIEMARDIATKFNNSYGREVFKLPDPMIVEEVAVVPGVDGRKMSKSYDNALCMFWPEKQLRKAIMGIVTDSSPVEAPKNTAQTLFQLWSLFATKEERAALFARAAAGGMGYGEVKKDLADRALAYFAPMREHRLELAQQKGLVEDVLADGVKRARVLAAPVFEAAREAAGVGRPK
- a CDS encoding protein kinase, which codes for MLTACELRRFAARLLIACALLCAASAALAQQVPTPDELARLEAALAANPQDDAARVAYGEALLAAGDALGSLRVLNPDRVPGPDWVRELRASARLYRKRGQLFAARKALRDAVDLMPNDRALYAELSEAIAAERATGKPTPPSPTPEPAQAASESAASASEALPAPLSPTDETREAERTRAARAAAPPAPKAAPQPPALTLNHALAGAALIVLAAGALLLRRVLRGNGDLAVAIELPEGARATLSVRLARERERQRPPPRADAQLAARASSRFEHNMVARETHFRGIPAGSYWVTVEGVVESGASKEGVRDDLEVVVEKGRAARAEFDLRPEASPVDVRVVRGGTLVANARIALSGDPTSLKRAREGALRLSLPIGAHTILIGAEDRAAERNLKIERIAPLAIEVDLDDAAGLTFHGCEAAVEPFLRGDLSVAAAALEKVGQRERAAVLAGRFYQSRRSVGKSAERFEAAGRWLEAAELRAEAGELTKAAALFERAGDLARAAEMYNASGDLARAGGAYEQAGDYEAASVCYREAGDEAKLLDALEKKGDFFEAGEIAQKRGEATRAIRNLQQIDSRNANYLTACRKLAAIYSEQGKHELAMQKAEEAVTFSRPEEADAETYVWYGNLLARAGRIERAIEVLMELQQRAPEHPGLTTRIEELRKELSSARREGSAATQTYRSAFGETSRYELREEIGAGGMGIVLRAHDRRLGRDVALKRLPDNLKDHPKAVDLFLREARAAAALNHPNIVTLHDVDEEAGIYFITMELMVGRTLAQVVKQHGRLAARDAARIAMQVAAGLGYAHNQRIVHRDIKTSNLFLTEDRIVKIMDFGLAKMLEEVRRSTTVIGGTPYYMAPEQAAGDQVDGRADIYAFGVTLFELVTGRRPFETGDVTYHHRHTPAPDPRSLGVEVPEAMANLILQMMAKSPSDRPGTAEQVAQRLRAIAGAAKK
- a CDS encoding thioesterase family protein; amino-acid sequence: MSHEPSRFDRDTACTLVAPGVYDARVDRGWWVARGPNGGYVAALLVRAMEQAVADPARQLRSVTIHYVRPPREGAARVETRVERVGGSLTTLSARLLQGDSLQALALAAFSKPRTTPEMRHAAMPEVAPPEALEPRRDPKVTIHERYEQRWAIGPRYFEGARGREALTGGWIRLAEGQRPIDGTLLAALADAWPPAVFASTELPMALGGVPTVDLTVHIRAALPLPADFVLAMFRTREVSGGFLEEDGELWSRDGRLLAHSRQLGVVL
- a CDS encoding DMT family transporter; the protein is MTARTRAELALLGVTLSWGGSFLVVKDTLATLGPFTLIALRFALAAAALALVFGRAAFALGADVRGRSNLRTAAAIGGLLFAGFALQTAGLTTTTPARSGFITATYVGMVPLLSRVLFGRRLGARTLASIAGALAGLFLLTDPRGAGVNAGDWLTLLSALAFAAHLIAIERYGLGISARALSLAQMATVALAAAPLAFALEGASPQLSARSLGAIAYLGLACSALGFLAQTWAQRHTTATRAGLIFSLESLFAALLSVAVGAESITIWQWAGGLLLVAGVIVGESEPPSLEQNRGLGV
- a CDS encoding class I SAM-dependent methyltransferase; the protein is MTPETARALARINEEFYRRHARLFASKRDRPWPGMRRVLDAVPAPRAILDVGCGHGRFAQLLRERGARASYQGVDASAELIALARTRNDLIEGAQFARMDVIEAPHDIPRGPFDLIGMFGVIHHVPGEAARAALVRALAERLAPGGTLSVAFWRTTGDESAARRVPWSRAGIDERELEPGDRLLRFDTDDSVFRFSHFADDAELARLEHAAGLPLAERFDSDGAGGISNAYLSWRRA
- a CDS encoding tRNA uridine(34) 5-carboxymethylaminomethyl modification radical SAM/GNAT enzyme Elp3, which gives rise to MSARSIQATSDEKLRAIIAEAIAAESLGARALDRILRRHPKDGRGFYTKREVLAAFRASASEWPLAESAFAEKLRTTPTRTLSGVAPVAVLTKPFPCPGRCVFCPSDVRMPKSYLANEPGCQRAQANRFDPYLQAWNRLAAFRAMGHSTAKVELIVLGGTWSFYPESYQVWFATRLFDALNDFGAGVDRRDEIAAFAPDFASLALGSRGYDATVAAHLRAGDGELVPASERGEWSALAAAQRANERAGARCVGLALETRPDHVTRDEVLRLRRLGATKVQLGIQSLDDAVLAANQRGHDIAATREAIALLRGAGFKVHAHWMANLLGATPASDRADFARLFDDPAIRPDELKLYPCSLVETAELVHHHARGEWRAYTREELLPLVADCLAAIPRWCRATRVIRDIPSQDIVTGSKETNLREAAEALLRERGTALQEIRAREVRNTARDDAPLTLRETRYATSIGDEIFLELTTTDDRIAAFARVSHPRAGSTQHAPIAELHGAALLREVHVYGAAAGFNERAANKAQHAGLGAKLVKRAAAIARDTGFARLSVISAVGTRDWYRRQHFTDGDLYQHLAL